In Halovulum dunhuangense, a genomic segment contains:
- a CDS encoding heme-dependent oxidative N-demethylase family protein — MIARMVTLSAPPHFPFGTPHLMRRPGLFPMDPADWVQRDAAFGPQMAERDRLVRDCPAEVLGATPLAGPALRELAMLLRGHLPAQDTGYQSTRAGLRRPDGVVVPSTSDTREIGRLCQEDWLLLLADGDRHRLVAGAVCFPSGWRLADKLGQPLGSIHAPVPEYDADLARRVDRIFGALRVEAPVQRINWSVATGPRLFAPPGLPRPPEGDGPCLRIERQTLRRLPESGAVVFTVKTEITPIRALDARSRAAVLAAMDALDPATRAYKMTAQEAQAIRAALSADHNPGSP, encoded by the coding sequence ATGATCGCGCGCATGGTCACGTTGTCCGCACCACCGCATTTCCCCTTCGGCACGCCGCACCTGATGCGCCGGCCGGGCCTGTTTCCCATGGATCCCGCGGATTGGGTGCAGCGCGACGCGGCCTTTGGCCCCCAGATGGCCGAGCGGGACCGGCTGGTGCGCGACTGCCCCGCCGAAGTCCTGGGCGCGACGCCCCTGGCCGGGCCGGCGCTGCGCGAGCTGGCCATGTTGCTGCGCGGTCACCTGCCGGCGCAGGATACGGGATACCAGAGCACCCGCGCCGGCCTGCGCCGGCCCGATGGCGTGGTGGTGCCCTCGACCTCCGACACCAGGGAGATCGGCCGCCTCTGTCAGGAGGACTGGCTGCTTCTGCTGGCTGACGGGGACCGGCACAGGCTGGTGGCGGGGGCGGTGTGCTTTCCCTCGGGCTGGCGTCTGGCCGACAAGCTGGGCCAGCCGCTCGGGTCGATCCACGCGCCGGTGCCCGAATACGACGCTGATCTTGCGCGCCGGGTGGACCGGATCTTCGGCGCGCTCAGGGTCGAGGCGCCGGTGCAGCGGATCAACTGGTCGGTCGCGACCGGGCCGCGCCTGTTCGCGCCGCCCGGCCTGCCGCGCCCGCCCGAGGGGGACGGACCCTGCCTGCGGATCGAGCGGCAGACCCTGCGCCGCCTGCCTGAAAGCGGTGCGGTCGTGTTCACGGTCAAGACGGAGATCACGCCGATCCGCGCGCTGGACGCCCGGTCGCGGGCCGCGGTGCTGGCGGCCATGGATGCGCTCGACCCGGCGACGCGCGCCTACAAGATGACCGCGCAGGAAGCGCAGGCCATCCGCGCCGCGCTATCCGCCGATCACAACCCCGGCAGCCCGTAG
- a CDS encoding NADH-quinone oxidoreductase subunit A, with protein sequence MEDLLREYLPILVFLGLAIALGLILMLSAVLVAVRNPDPEKVSAYECGFNAFDDARMKFDVRFYLVSILFIIFDLEVAFLFPWAASFQYQGLFGFWSMIVFLGVLTVGFAYEWKKGALEWE encoded by the coding sequence TTGGAAGACCTCCTTCGAGAGTATCTGCCGATCCTGGTATTCCTGGGACTGGCCATCGCCCTTGGCCTGATCCTCATGCTCAGCGCCGTGCTGGTCGCTGTGCGCAATCCGGACCCCGAAAAGGTCAGCGCCTATGAATGCGGGTTCAACGCCTTCGACGATGCGCGCATGAAGTTCGACGTGCGCTTCTACCTGGTGTCGATCCTGTTCATCATCTTCGATCTCGAGGTGGCCTTCCTGTTCCCCTGGGCGGCCAGCTTCCAGTACCAGGGGCTGTTCGGCTTCTGGTCGATGATCGTGTTCCTGGGCGTGCTGACCGTGGGCTTCGCCTATGAATGGAAGAAGGGAGCGCTGGAATGGGAGTGA
- a CDS encoding histidine phosphatase family protein — translation MVAPLFQSDFLFLRHGRTALNAADRVAGSTDVELDELGHAQALAARDALAAEALAAIWVSPLLRARQTAAAVAAARGLTPAILPDLAERDWGAWEGMPRAGLDRDATPPGGEAPAIFISRVLGALSRIEGPFPALIVAHSGVARVLAAALCPARRLRRPENGEAVRWQRLEGGGWRPVSISFPELPVLSPN, via the coding sequence ATGGTAGCGCCGCTTTTCCAGTCCGATTTCCTGTTCCTGCGCCACGGGCGCACGGCGCTGAACGCGGCCGACCGGGTGGCGGGCTCCACCGATGTCGAGCTGGACGAACTGGGCCATGCCCAGGCGCTGGCCGCGCGCGACGCGCTGGCGGCCGAGGCGCTGGCCGCGATCTGGGTCTCGCCGCTTCTGCGCGCGCGCCAGACCGCCGCGGCGGTGGCGGCGGCGCGCGGACTGACACCCGCCATCCTGCCGGATCTTGCCGAACGCGACTGGGGCGCGTGGGAGGGGATGCCGCGCGCGGGGCTCGACCGCGACGCGACCCCGCCGGGCGGAGAGGCGCCGGCCATCTTCATCTCGCGCGTGCTGGGCGCGCTGTCGCGCATCGAGGGGCCGTTCCCCGCGCTGATCGTGGCGCATTCCGGCGTTGCCCGCGTGCTGGCCGCGGCACTCTGCCCCGCTCGGCGCTTGCGGCGGCCCGAGAATGGCGAGGCGGTGCGCTGGCAGCGGCTGGAGGGGGGCGGCTGGCGCCCCGTGTCGATCAGCTTTCCCGAGCTTCCGGTCCTGTCACCGAACTGA
- a CDS encoding ABC transporter permease: MRARAGATLAGMRFPGGGEGILVALAAFHVLALGLWPLGRLFLEAFGPGTDGATFGLIREALDSRAVSRAFWNTLAASAGSVVVSVVLGTGLALATGLLALRGRVPMTFLILSPLLIPSQILALAWIELMGSTSPVLRPLGLAPAPGQGNPLYSGAGVMWLLGIEHMPLVFLSVRAALLAVPQALVEAARIAGARRARILRRIVLPLAMPGVLAGAALAFASAVGNFGVPALLGIPGRFTMLTTLIYQRLNGFGPSVLGQVAVLALMLVALGGAALLLRAILAARAVPVERAGPAMAPIPPGRARLPVEAALWLLLLTLAILPLAALMATALIPALGVKLSLATVTLENFHEALASPAIRRAFANSFLLSLGAAGLSAVIALGLGYAAVIRGNRTARLLDQLADAPYVVPGTVLGIAYILVFLPPLPGIGLSIYGTATILFLAYLARFLPLVLRPVAATLAGLEPALDEAARIVGARPLRRLVFVMAPIAAPSAMAGAMLVFMTAFNELTVSALLWSSGVETVGVSVFSLQYEGNSTTAAALSVLSIAVVLGLALMLDRLSDRLPPGTLPWRQ; this comes from the coding sequence ATGCGCGCCCGCGCCGGGGCGACCCTGGCGGGGATGCGGTTTCCGGGGGGCGGCGAGGGGATCCTCGTCGCCCTCGCGGCGTTCCATGTCCTGGCGCTCGGCCTCTGGCCGCTGGGGCGGCTGTTTCTCGAAGCCTTCGGCCCCGGCACGGATGGGGCCACCTTCGGCCTGATCCGCGAGGCGCTGGACAGCCGCGCGGTGTCGCGCGCCTTCTGGAACACGCTTGCCGCTTCGGCCGGATCGGTGGTCGTCTCGGTCGTGCTTGGCACCGGGCTTGCGCTGGCCACGGGGCTTCTGGCGCTTCGGGGCCGGGTGCCGATGACCTTTCTCATCCTCTCGCCGCTGCTGATCCCCTCGCAGATCCTGGCGCTGGCCTGGATCGAGCTGATGGGCTCCACCTCGCCGGTGCTGCGCCCGCTGGGGCTTGCGCCCGCGCCCGGGCAGGGCAACCCGCTCTATTCCGGGGCCGGCGTGATGTGGCTTCTGGGGATCGAGCACATGCCGCTGGTGTTCCTGTCGGTGCGCGCGGCGCTTCTGGCGGTCCCGCAGGCGCTGGTCGAGGCGGCGCGCATCGCGGGTGCCCGCCGCGCGCGCATCCTGCGCCGCATCGTGCTGCCGCTGGCGATGCCCGGCGTGCTGGCGGGCGCGGCGCTGGCCTTCGCCTCGGCGGTGGGGAATTTCGGCGTGCCGGCGCTGCTGGGGATCCCCGGCCGCTTCACCATGCTGACCACGCTGATCTACCAGCGGCTGAACGGCTTCGGGCCGTCGGTGCTGGGGCAGGTGGCGGTGCTGGCGCTGATGCTGGTGGCGCTGGGCGGCGCGGCGCTTCTGCTGCGCGCGATCCTTGCCGCGCGCGCCGTCCCGGTGGAGCGTGCCGGCCCCGCCATGGCGCCGATCCCGCCGGGCCGGGCGCGCCTGCCCGTCGAGGCGGCGCTGTGGCTGCTGCTTCTGACGCTTGCGATCCTGCCGCTGGCGGCGCTCATGGCGACGGCCCTCATCCCGGCGCTGGGGGTGAAGCTGAGCCTTGCCACCGTCACGCTCGAGAATTTCCACGAGGCGCTGGCAAGCCCCGCGATCCGGCGCGCATTCGCCAATTCGTTCCTGCTGTCGCTGGGCGCGGCGGGGCTGTCGGCGGTGATCGCGCTGGGCCTTGGCTATGCGGCGGTGATCCGCGGAAACCGCACCGCGCGGCTTCTGGATCAGCTGGCCGACGCGCCCTATGTCGTGCCGGGAACGGTGCTGGGGATCGCCTATATCCTGGTGTTCCTGCCGCCGCTGCCGGGGATTGGCCTGTCGATCTATGGCACCGCCACGATCCTGTTCCTGGCCTATCTGGCGCGCTTCCTGCCGCTGGTGCTGCGCCCCGTCGCGGCGACGCTCGCGGGGCTGGAGCCGGCGCTGGACGAGGCGGCGCGCATCGTCGGCGCCCGCCCGCTGCGGCGGCTCGTCTTCGTGATGGCACCGATCGCCGCGCCTTCTGCCATGGCGGGTGCCATGCTCGTCTTCATGACCGCCTTCAACGAATTGACCGTCTCGGCGCTTCTGTGGTCGAGCGGGGTGGAAACCGTGGGGGTCAGCGTCTTCTCGCTGCAATACGAGGGCAATTCCACCACCGCCGCGGCCCTGTCGGTGCTGTCGATCGCGGTGGTGCTGGGGCTGGCGCTGATGCTCGACCGGCTGTCGGACCGCCTGCCGCCGGGCACGCTGCCCTGGCGGCAGTAG
- a CDS encoding NADH-quinone oxidoreductase subunit C codes for MADALAELGSMISVRQEDAIIEVEVVRGELVATVTPATIPAFVKFLKSDGACQFTTLIDITAVDYPERDKRFDVVYHFLSMTQNQRIRVKVAVREDEIVPSITAIHPSANWFEREVFDMYGILFSGHPDLRRILTDYGFRGHPLRKDFPTTGYVEVRYDEVEKRVVYEPVQLVQEYRQFDFMSPWEGADYILPGDEKKKKEGEAR; via the coding sequence ATGGCCGACGCTCTGGCAGAACTGGGCAGCATGATCTCGGTCCGTCAGGAGGACGCGATCATCGAGGTGGAAGTCGTGCGTGGCGAACTGGTCGCCACCGTGACCCCCGCCACGATCCCGGCTTTCGTGAAGTTCCTGAAATCCGACGGGGCCTGCCAGTTCACCACGCTGATCGACATCACGGCGGTGGACTACCCCGAGCGGGACAAGCGTTTCGACGTGGTCTACCACTTCCTGTCGATGACCCAGAACCAGCGCATCCGCGTCAAGGTGGCCGTGCGCGAGGACGAGATCGTGCCCTCGATCACCGCGATCCACCCCTCGGCCAACTGGTTCGAGCGGGAGGTCTTCGACATGTACGGCATCCTGTTCTCGGGCCATCCGGACCTGCGCCGGATCCTGACCGACTACGGCTTCCGCGGCCATCCGCTGCGCAAGGACTTCCCGACCACCGGCTATGTCGAGGTGCGCTACGACGAGGTGGAAAAGCGCGTCGTCTACGAGCCGGTCCAGCTGGTGCAGGAATACCGCCAGTTCGACTTCATGAGCCCGTGGGAAGGGGCGGACTACATCCTTCCCGGCGACGAGAAGAAGAAGAAGGAGGGGGAGGCGCGCTGA
- a CDS encoding ABC transporter ATP-binding protein — translation MQDIALSGLTRHFGAVPAVDGVTLSVPGGAFFALVGPSGCGKTTLLRLIAGLEAPDGGTIRLAGRLVAGGPRFIPAEERGLGMVFQSYALWPHMTVGQNVAFGLALRSMPRAARAARVAEALALVGLADMEDRLPHRLSGGQRQRVALARSLALRPGLILLDEPLANLDAHLRQTMLSEFRRIHREAGTTFVFVTHDQNEAMALADRVAVMDRGRIEQVAPPQDLFARPATPMVARFVGGGRTVPVDVLGRTPAGCTLRLQDRLLEVPGAAATGPGWLCLRARDLTPAPARDAQRLSARVVDQRFEAGDYVLSLALDRVEGVTLETTSPTPATLGATLDVGLRGGWVLPRAA, via the coding sequence ATGCAGGATATCGCGCTTTCCGGGCTGACCCGACATTTCGGCGCCGTCCCCGCGGTGGACGGCGTCACGCTGTCCGTGCCGGGTGGGGCGTTCTTCGCGCTTGTCGGCCCCTCGGGCTGCGGCAAGACCACGCTTCTGCGGCTGATCGCAGGTCTCGAGGCGCCCGATGGGGGCACGATCCGGCTGGCCGGGCGGCTGGTCGCGGGCGGCCCCCGGTTCATCCCCGCGGAAGAGCGGGGCCTTGGCATGGTGTTCCAGTCCTACGCGCTCTGGCCGCACATGACGGTGGGGCAGAACGTGGCCTTCGGGCTGGCGCTGCGGTCGATGCCGCGCGCGGCGCGGGCCGCGCGGGTGGCCGAGGCGCTGGCGCTGGTGGGCCTGGCCGACATGGAGGACCGCCTGCCGCACCGGCTGTCGGGCGGGCAGCGGCAGCGGGTGGCGCTGGCGCGCAGCCTTGCGCTGCGGCCCGGGCTGATCCTGCTCGACGAGCCGCTGGCCAATCTCGACGCGCATCTGCGCCAGACCATGCTGTCGGAATTCCGCCGCATCCACCGCGAGGCCGGGACCACCTTCGTCTTCGTCACCCACGACCAGAACGAGGCGATGGCGCTGGCCGACCGGGTCGCCGTCATGGACCGTGGCCGGATCGAGCAGGTGGCCCCGCCGCAGGACCTGTTCGCGCGCCCCGCCACGCCGATGGTGGCGCGTTTCGTGGGCGGCGGGCGCACGGTGCCCGTCGATGTGCTGGGCCGGACCCCCGCGGGCTGCACCCTGCGGCTTCAGGACCGGCTGCTCGAGGTGCCGGGCGCGGCCGCGACCGGCCCGGGCTGGCTGTGCCTGCGCGCCCGCGACCTGACGCCCGCCCCCGCGCGCGACGCGCAGCGCCTGTCGGCAAGGGTCGTCGACCAGCGCTTCGAGGCGGGGGACTATGTGCTGTCGCTGGCGCTCGACCGCGTCGAGGGGGTGACGCTCGAGACGACCTCGCCCACCCCGGCAACGCTGGGCGCGACCCTGGACGTGGGGCTGCGCGGCGGCTGGGTGCTGCCAAGGGCCGCCTGA
- a CDS encoding ABC transporter substrate-binding protein has protein sequence MTLIRTLPLVLLATTALTGAALAQAAGTITVYTSQPTDQMAAVVEAFNADHPEITVEVFRTGTTELMAKLQAEFTAGSTPADVMLIADAVAMTQLKNDGRLYTYADAPVEGLPEAVVDPDMTFFGTKLITTGIVYNTGMVTDAPTSWADLTAPEVAASLIMPSPLYSGAAVIHVGTMVQQPEFGWDWYETLADNGAVAGQGNGTVIEAVARGEKAYGIIIEYMALNARAAGSPVEFVFPEEGVSSITQPVAILRDSDNIDAAKVFVDWQLGRAAQEQSVAQGYFPILDGVTQPEGYPPVSSLAILPADAGRMLADDMANKQGFADLFGG, from the coding sequence ATGACCCTTATCCGCACCCTGCCGCTTGTCCTGCTGGCCACCACCGCGCTGACCGGCGCGGCGCTTGCCCAGGCCGCCGGCACCATCACCGTCTATACCTCGCAGCCGACCGACCAGATGGCGGCGGTGGTCGAGGCGTTCAACGCCGATCACCCCGAGATCACCGTCGAGGTGTTCCGCACGGGCACCACCGAGCTGATGGCCAAGCTCCAGGCGGAATTCACCGCGGGCTCCACCCCCGCCGATGTCATGCTGATCGCCGATGCGGTCGCGATGACCCAGCTGAAGAACGACGGCCGGCTCTACACCTATGCCGACGCCCCCGTTGAAGGCCTGCCCGAGGCGGTGGTCGATCCCGACATGACCTTTTTCGGCACCAAGCTGATCACCACCGGGATCGTCTACAACACCGGCATGGTCACGGACGCGCCCACCAGCTGGGCCGACCTGACCGCGCCCGAGGTCGCCGCCTCGCTGATCATGCCCAGCCCGCTCTATTCGGGGGCGGCGGTGATCCATGTCGGCACCATGGTCCAGCAGCCCGAATTCGGCTGGGACTGGTACGAGACGCTGGCCGACAACGGCGCCGTCGCCGGCCAGGGCAACGGCACCGTGATCGAGGCGGTCGCGCGCGGCGAAAAGGCCTATGGCATCATCATCGAATACATGGCGCTGAACGCCAGGGCCGCCGGCTCGCCGGTGGAATTCGTCTTCCCCGAGGAGGGCGTCTCCTCGATCACCCAGCCGGTCGCGATCCTGCGCGACAGCGACAACATCGACGCGGCCAAGGTCTTCGTGGACTGGCAACTCGGCCGCGCCGCGCAGGAGCAGTCGGTGGCGCAGGGCTATTTCCCGATCCTCGACGGCGTGACCCAGCCCGAAGGTTATCCGCCCGTGTCAAGCCTTGCGATCCTGCCGGCCGATGCGGGCCGGATGCTGGCGGACGACATGGCCAACAAGCAGGGCTTTGCCGATCTCTTCGGCGGCTGA
- a CDS encoding NADH-quinone oxidoreductase subunit D — MDGSRGDVLTGEQRIRNFNINFGPQHPAAHGVLRMVLELDGEIVERCDPHIGLLHRGTEKLMESRTYLQNLPYFDRLDYVSPMNQEHAWCLAIERLTGTEVPRRASLIRVLYSEIGRILNHLLNVTTQAMDVGALTPPLWGFEEREKLMVFYERACGARLHAAYFRPGGVHQDLPQDLVDDIWAWTESFPEILDDIDGLLTENRIFKQRNVDIGVVSRQEALDWGFSGVMVRGSGMAWDLRRAQPYECYDEFDFQIPVGHNGDCYDRYLCRMAEMRESLKIMRQAIEKLNEVKGQEVLSRGKLAPPTRTDMKTSMEALIHHFKLYTEGFRVPEGEIYAAVEAPKGEFGVYLVSDGTNKPYKAKLRAPGYAHLAAMDHLCRGHQLADVSAVLGSLDIVFGEVDR; from the coding sequence ATGGACGGATCCCGCGGCGACGTGCTGACCGGAGAGCAGCGCATCCGGAACTTCAACATAAACTTCGGCCCGCAACACCCTGCTGCGCATGGCGTTCTTCGCATGGTGCTTGAGCTTGACGGCGAAATCGTCGAGCGGTGCGACCCGCATATCGGCCTGCTGCATCGCGGCACCGAGAAGCTGATGGAAAGCCGCACCTACCTTCAGAACCTGCCCTATTTCGACCGGCTCGACTATGTGAGCCCGATGAACCAGGAACATGCCTGGTGCCTGGCGATAGAGCGTCTGACGGGGACCGAGGTGCCGCGGCGGGCCAGCCTGATCCGGGTGCTCTACTCGGAAATCGGCCGCATCCTGAACCACCTCTTGAACGTGACCACCCAGGCCATGGACGTGGGCGCGCTGACGCCGCCGCTCTGGGGCTTCGAGGAGCGCGAGAAGCTGATGGTCTTCTACGAGCGGGCCTGCGGGGCGCGGCTGCACGCGGCCTATTTCCGGCCCGGCGGCGTGCACCAGGACCTGCCGCAGGACCTGGTGGACGACATCTGGGCCTGGACCGAAAGCTTCCCCGAGATCCTCGACGACATCGACGGGCTTTTGACCGAGAACCGCATCTTCAAGCAGCGCAACGTCGATATCGGCGTGGTCAGCCGGCAGGAGGCGCTGGACTGGGGCTTTTCCGGCGTGATGGTGCGCGGCTCGGGCATGGCCTGGGACCTGCGGCGCGCGCAGCCCTACGAGTGCTATGACGAGTTCGACTTCCAGATCCCGGTGGGCCACAACGGCGATTGCTACGACCGTTACCTGTGCCGCATGGCCGAGATGCGCGAAAGCCTCAAGATCATGCGCCAGGCCATTGAAAAGCTGAACGAAGTGAAAGGGCAGGAAGTGCTGTCGCGCGGCAAGCTCGCGCCGCCGACCCGCACCGACATGAAGACCTCGATGGAGGCGCTGATCCATCACTTCAAGCTTTACACCGAAGGCTTCCGCGTCCCCGAGGGCGAGATCTATGCCGCGGTCGAGGCGCCCAAGGGCGAATTCGGCGTCTACCTGGTGTCGGACGGCACCAACAAGCCCTACAAGGCCAAGCTGCGGGCGCCCGGCTACGCGCATCTTGCCGCCATGGACCATCTGTGCCGCGGGCACCAGCTGGCGGACGTGTCCGCCGTGCTCGGCTCGCTCGACATCGTTTTCGGAGAGGTTGACCGCTGA
- a CDS encoding NuoB/complex I 20 kDa subunit family protein produces MGVSTTPNTAGADKEAATLALSNELQDKGFLLTSTEDIINWARTGSLHWMTFGLACCAVEMMHTSMPRYDLERFGTAPRASPRQSDLMIVAGTLTNKMAPALRKVYDQMPEPRYVISMGSCANGGGYYHYSYSVVRGCDRIVPVDIYVPGCPPTAEALLYGILQLQRKIRRTGTIAR; encoded by the coding sequence ATGGGAGTGAGCACCACGCCGAACACGGCCGGGGCCGACAAGGAAGCCGCGACCCTGGCGCTGTCGAACGAGTTGCAGGACAAGGGGTTCCTGCTGACCTCGACCGAGGACATCATCAACTGGGCGCGCACCGGCTCGCTGCACTGGATGACCTTCGGGCTTGCCTGCTGCGCGGTCGAGATGATGCACACCTCGATGCCGCGCTATGACCTGGAACGCTTCGGCACCGCGCCGCGCGCGTCCCCGCGCCAGTCCGACCTGATGATCGTGGCGGGCACGCTGACGAACAAGATGGCGCCGGCGCTGCGCAAGGTCTACGACCAGATGCCCGAGCCGCGCTACGTCATCTCGATGGGCTCCTGCGCCAATGGCGGGGGCTATTATCACTACAGCTATTCGGTGGTGCGCGGCTGCGACCGCATCGTGCCGGTCGACATCTACGTTCCCGGCTGTCCGCCGACGGCCGAGGCGTTGCTTTACGGGATCCTGCAATTGCAGCGCAAGATCCGCCGCACCGGCACCATCGCAAGGTAA
- a CDS encoding MBL fold metallo-hydrolase — protein MPRLTALSGFDAKGPACFLLEIGGRRLLLDLGEGPDHAARPDLSGQAPVDAILVTHAHADHAGALDMAGQLGDPPVHATAPAIALAPRLAGARELPLGASVIAGIPVETGLAGHAPGAVWLRIGGPGGLVYTGDTNAEGGLFPCTPPPPAAALVFDASYGADDAGLADQRAALQALAARGPLLLPAPAGGRGLEMALAFLEAGHEVALCPAHLSAAARLAGFGPWLAPGGAGRLARLAAKARPLEIGTPAAGVMIAAGPNAETGFVAALVGRGDARIVFTGHLGQGTPAADLVAGGRARFLRWNVHPRLSDQAAILKAVAPRTALPAFLGPGGRRALAGALPGAPLSETDVLAW, from the coding sequence ATGCCGCGCCTGACCGCGCTTTCGGGGTTCGATGCCAAGGGACCTGCCTGCTTCCTGCTGGAAATCGGCGGCCGCCGGCTGCTGCTCGACCTGGGCGAGGGGCCGGACCACGCGGCGCGCCCGGATCTTTCGGGGCAGGCGCCGGTGGATGCGATCCTCGTGACCCATGCCCATGCCGATCACGCGGGCGCGCTGGACATGGCCGGGCAGCTTGGCGACCCGCCGGTTCATGCCACTGCCCCGGCCATCGCCCTTGCGCCCAGGCTTGCCGGGGCGCGCGAGCTTCCCCTCGGCGCCAGCGTCATCGCCGGGATCCCGGTCGAGACCGGGCTTGCGGGCCATGCCCCCGGCGCGGTCTGGCTCAGGATCGGCGGGCCCGGGGGGCTGGTCTATACCGGCGACACCAATGCCGAGGGCGGGCTGTTTCCCTGTACGCCGCCGCCACCGGCCGCGGCCCTGGTCTTCGACGCCTCCTACGGGGCGGACGATGCGGGACTGGCCGACCAGCGCGCGGCGCTTCAGGCGCTGGCGGCGAGGGGGCCGCTGCTGCTGCCCGCGCCCGCGGGCGGCCGGGGCCTCGAGATGGCGTTGGCCTTTCTCGAGGCGGGCCACGAGGTCGCGCTCTGCCCCGCGCATCTGTCGGCGGCGGCGCGGCTGGCGGGTTTCGGTCCGTGGCTTGCCCCCGGCGGGGCCGGGCGGCTTGCGCGGCTGGCCGCAAAGGCCCGCCCGCTGGAGATCGGCACCCCCGCCGCGGGCGTGATGATCGCGGCCGGCCCCAATGCCGAAACGGGCTTTGTGGCGGCGCTGGTCGGGCGTGGGGACGCGCGCATCGTCTTCACCGGCCATCTGGGGCAGGGCACGCCCGCCGCGGATCTGGTGGCCGGGGGGCGCGCGCGGTTCCTGCGCTGGAACGTGCATCCGCGCCTGTCGGATCAGGCCGCCATCCTGAAGGCCGTCGCCCCGCGCACGGCGCTTCCCGCCTTTCTCGGGCCCGGGGGGCGGCGCGCGCTGGCAGGCGCCTTGCCGGGCGCGCCGCTTTCAGAAACAGATGTGCTTGCATGGTAG
- a CDS encoding winged helix-turn-helix domain-containing protein, producing the protein MKDDAQDITMSRRKKRPIDQERLRHPGVRTKIYVQADMIGAGKIELLRTLKRAGSISAAAREMGMGYRRAWFLLDTIQRCFREPLFETTRGGADPGGSILTPLGEELIARYDAHIEKIEKASADFLGWLETHQSDRPAGDGDS; encoded by the coding sequence ATGAAAGACGACGCCCAGGACATCACCATGAGCCGCCGCAAGAAGCGCCCGATCGACCAGGAGCGGCTGCGCCATCCCGGCGTGCGCACCAAGATCTACGTTCAGGCGGACATGATCGGCGCAGGCAAGATCGAGTTGCTGCGCACGCTGAAGCGCGCGGGCTCGATCTCGGCCGCGGCGCGCGAGATGGGGATGGGGTATCGGCGCGCGTGGTTCCTGCTGGACACGATCCAGCGCTGTTTCCGCGAGCCGCTGTTCGAGACGACCCGCGGCGGGGCCGATCCCGGCGGCTCGATCCTGACGCCGCTGGGCGAAGAGCTGATCGCCCGCTACGACGCCCATATCGAAAAGATCGAAAAGGCGTCGGCCGATTTCCTGGGCTGGCTGGAAACCCACCAGAGCGACCGGCCCGCGGGCGACGGCGACAGCTGA
- a CDS encoding sulfotransferase: MPDPTILFCIGAQKAGTTWLYEYLAGHPDCHLRAVKELHYFNTVDASDPMHGRVHIVERAERIRAKLSKAWFFQHRDRRRELADIEEWLKVTPDPEDRAYAAYLRRRWKGQKLIGDITPAYATLDRGGFARMARLGEDVRFVFVLRDPVERAWSQARMMGSGEASDAEVEATVRRIFDAFIRGDKTGMQLRSDYARTLNELLAAVPRERIHVMFFEEMFDQKALDRLTDFLGIRHWPGKFEKISHRGRPLALDDERRRRASRALAGQYAFCEQFFNGCLPDRWRAHMLEA, translated from the coding sequence ATGCCCGACCCGACCATCCTTTTCTGCATCGGCGCGCAAAAGGCGGGCACGACCTGGCTTTACGAGTATCTTGCCGGGCATCCCGACTGCCATCTGCGCGCGGTGAAGGAACTGCACTACTTCAACACCGTCGATGCGAGCGATCCGATGCATGGGCGGGTGCATATCGTGGAGCGGGCCGAGCGGATCCGCGCGAAGCTGTCGAAGGCGTGGTTCTTCCAGCATCGCGACCGGCGGCGCGAGCTTGCCGATATCGAGGAATGGCTCAAGGTGACGCCCGATCCCGAGGATCGCGCCTATGCCGCCTATCTCAGGCGCCGCTGGAAGGGCCAGAAGCTGATCGGCGACATCACCCCGGCCTATGCGACCCTGGACCGGGGTGGCTTCGCGCGCATGGCGCGGCTGGGCGAGGATGTGCGCTTCGTCTTCGTGCTGCGCGACCCGGTCGAGCGGGCCTGGTCGCAGGCGCGCATGATGGGCAGCGGCGAGGCGAGCGACGCCGAGGTGGAGGCGACGGTCAGGCGCATCTTCGACGCCTTCATCCGGGGCGACAAGACCGGGATGCAGCTGCGCAGCGACTATGCGCGAACCCTGAACGAACTTCTGGCGGCTGTTCCGCGCGAGCGGATCCACGTCATGTTCTTCGAAGAGATGTTCGACCAGAAGGCGCTCGACCGCCTGACCGATTTTCTCGGCATCCGGCACTGGCCCGGCAAGTTCGAGAAGATATCCCATCGCGGCCGGCCGCTCGCGCTCGACGACGAGCGTCGCAGGCGGGCCAGCCGCGCGCTTGCCGGGCAGTACGCCTTCTGCGAGCAGTTTTTCAACGGGTGCCTGCCGGATCGCTGGCGCGCCCACATGCTGGAGGCCTGA